Part of the Microbaculum marinisediminis genome, AGATCGGCGAGCGCGCGCCGGCGCGGATGTTGGTGGCGGTGCGGGCGATGGCGCCGGTCGCCGGCAGGCCGCCGAACAGGGCGGACGCGGTGTTGGCGACGCCCTGCGCCACCAGCTCGCAGTTGGAGCGGTGGCGGCGGCCGGTCATGCCGTCGGCGACCATGGCCGAAAGCAGGGACTCGACGCCGGCGAGGAAGGCGATGGTGAAGGCGCTGGGCAGAAGCTCGGCCATCCGCGCCAGGCCGATCTCCGGCATCCGCGGCATCGGGATTTCGCTGGGAATGCCGCCGAAGCGCGAGCCGATCGTGTCGACCGGCAGGCCGGCCAGCGCGACGACGAGGGAGGCGAGCACCACCGCGATCAGGAAGCCCGGCGCCTTGGGGGCGTAGCGGCGTAGCGCCAGGATCAGCGCCAGCGCGCCGGCGGCGATCGCCACGGTCGCCGGATCGACGGTGTCGCGGGCGACCCACATGGCGTGCCACTTGTCGACGAACTCGGCGGGCACGTCGGCCATCTGCAGGCCGAAGATGTCCTTGATCTGGCTGGAGAAGATGATGACGGCGATGCCGGAGGTGAAGCCGGTCACCACCGCGTCGGGGATGTACTTGATCCAGGTGCCGAAGCGGGCGAGGCCGGCGACGATCAGCATGACGCCGGCCATCAGGGTGGCCAGCAGCAGGCCGTCGTAGCCATACTGGTCGATGACGCCGTAGACGACGACCACGAAGGCGCCGGTCGGCCCGCCGATCTGGAAGCGGCTGCCGCCGAGGGCGGAAATCAGGAAGCCGGCGACGACCGCGGTGATCAGCCCCTGCGCCGGCGAGGCGCCGGAGGCGATCGCCAGCGCCATGGCGAGCGGCAGGGCGACGATGGCGACCGTCAGTCCGGCGATGGCGTCGTGGCGGAAGGCGGTGAGGTCGTAGCCCTCGCGCAGGGTCGTCACGAGCTTCGGTACGAACAGGCGCCAGTCGATATGGCGTAGTCCACGGGCAGCGTTGTCGATCATGGCAGAATGGTTGGTTGCGGGCGTCAGCCGGCCTCCGGGTGCTTCGGCTTGAGGCGGACGCCGCGGCCACCGGCCAGGCTCTGGGCGTTCTCGCCGATCAACTCGATCCCCGACTCCTCCAGCGCCGCGACCACCTTGGTCAGGGTGTCGACGACGCCGCGCACGACATCGCCGCTCGTCTCCATGCGCTGGATGGTGGCGAGCGAGATGCCGGCGCGCTCGGCCAGCGTCTTCTGGTCGATGCCCAGAAGCGCCCTGGCGGCGCGCAACTGGCCGGAGGAGATCATGCGGTCGATCCGGAGATGGGTTTTTCGATGCTGCCTTAAATCATAGAATTCCGGTTCTGTCTAGCGATAGTGACGTTTTATACGTCATTTGTGCCTTTTCAACCTGCCGGGTACGTAGAACTACGATCCGTATTAGTTTCAATTGAAACTTGTTTCGCCGGCTGAGACAGTGACTTCGAGGCGGCAGACGCTCCGGTTGCGAGCGGGGCGGCGCCGCGAAACGGAGGACGCCATGTTCGAACGTCTGATCAGGAACCAGGACCGTCACGCCAAGCTGATGGGCGAGATGATGCGCCGCTTCGGTGCGCTGGAGGGCGACGCCCTGGGCATGAACGACGCGCTCGCCCTGGAAGGGGCGGCACGGCGCTGCATGGGATGCCGGTCGCTCGAGGAGTGCGAGCACTGGATGGCGACGACCACGGGCACGGAGGGCGCCGAGGCGTTCTGCCCCAATGTCCGCCTGTTCGCCGACATGGCCGCCTGAGCGC contains:
- a CDS encoding SulP family inorganic anion transporter; the protein is MIDNAARGLRHIDWRLFVPKLVTTLREGYDLTAFRHDAIAGLTVAIVALPLAMALAIASGASPAQGLITAVVAGFLISALGGSRFQIGGPTGAFVVVVYGVIDQYGYDGLLLATLMAGVMLIVAGLARFGTWIKYIPDAVVTGFTSGIAVIIFSSQIKDIFGLQMADVPAEFVDKWHAMWVARDTVDPATVAIAAGALALILALRRYAPKAPGFLIAVVLASLVVALAGLPVDTIGSRFGGIPSEIPMPRMPEIGLARMAELLPSAFTIAFLAGVESLLSAMVADGMTGRRHRSNCELVAQGVANTASALFGGLPATGAIARTATNIRAGARSPISGMLHAAFLLLFMLVAAPLAAFIPLASLAAVLVIVAWNMSEVERFRQLMSAPLGDRLVLLVTFGLTVLVDLTVAIEVGVVFAAVLFMHRMSEVVAIGRPGTAIIERDEDDETVHAHRRGLIDLDTLPPEIQVLQMRGPLFFGVANRLADVVDRIGTPPRVYIMRMREVPIIDSSGASRLREFLNRARRHHATVILSGLQREPKRTLIAMRILHPGDGVRLAPDFAAAIDLADRLIADQPTTDRTPAAE
- a CDS encoding helix-turn-helix domain-containing protein — its product is MISSGQLRAARALLGIDQKTLAERAGISLATIQRMETSGDVVRGVVDTLTKVVAALEESGIELIGENAQSLAGGRGVRLKPKHPEAG
- a CDS encoding DUF6455 family protein, coding for MFERLIRNQDRHAKLMGEMMRRFGALEGDALGMNDALALEGAARRCMGCRSLEECEHWMATTTGTEGAEAFCPNVRLFADMAA